The proteins below come from a single Pleuronectes platessa chromosome 1, fPlePla1.1, whole genome shotgun sequence genomic window:
- the rhoua gene encoding ras homolog family member Ua, which translates to MPPRGDGSFKPAPVSPAPPVPPRRVRSRDRGSGRTRRSGTETGAGSAERRVKCVLVGDGAVGKTSLVVSYTTNGYPTEYVPTAFDNFSAVVSVDGQPVKLQLCDTAGQEEFDKLRPLCYTSADVFLLCFSVVSPASFQNVPDKWVPEIRRHAPFAPLVLVGTQCDLREDVKVLIDLARYRERPIEPADAWDCAMEIGAVAYMECSSLTQKNLKEVFDTAILASLQNYSSQKLPRGKQKRQKKQRQTPDKMTSLSKSWWKRYCCVA; encoded by the exons ATGCCTCCGCGGGGCGACGGGAGCTTCAAGCCGGCACCGGTGTCCCCTGCTCCGCCCGTCCCGCCGAGGAGGGTCAGGAGCCGGGACAGGGGCTCCGGCAGGACGCGGCGCTCCGGGACGGAGACAGGGGCAGGGTCGGCGGAGAGGCGGGTGAAGTGTGTGCTGGTGGGGGACGGAGCTGTGGGGAAGACCAGCCTGGTGGTCAGCTACACCACCAACGGGTACCCCACCGAGTATGTGCCCACCGCCTTCGACAACTTCTCAG ctgtggtgTCAGTGGATGGGCAGCCAGTCAAACTACAACTGTGTGACACGGCTGGACAG GAGGAGTTTGATAAGCTGCGTCCTCTGTGTTACACCAGTGCAGATGTGTTCCTGCTGTGCTTCAGTGTTGTCAGTCCCGCCTCTTTCCAAAACGTTCCAGACAAGTGGGTCCCAGAGATTCGCAGACACGCCCCGTTCGCTCCACTCGTTCTGGTTGGGACACAGTGTGACCTCCGAGAAGATGTCAAG GTTCTCATCGACCTGGCGAGGTATCGGGAGCGGCCCATTGAGCCAGCGGACGCCTGGGACTGTGCCATGGAGATCGGAGCGGTGGCCTACATGGAGTGCTCCTCTTTGACCCAAAAAAACCTTAAAGAAGTGTTTGACACAGCCATACTGGCCAGTCTGCAGAACTACAGCTCCCAGAAGCTCCCGAGAGGGAAACAAAAACGACAGAAAAAGCAAAGGCAGACGCCGGACAAGATGACGAGTCTGTCCAAGTCATGGTGGAAAAGGTACTGCTGTGTGGCCTAG
- the pdcd2 gene encoding programmed cell death protein 2 isoform X1: MMSRDRGESPAEVVLGFLEEAEPWRLRSAQFPSKVGGKPAWLSRRGLPCLPELECERCRLPMAFLLQVYAPISGQDRSFHRSLLLFCCKTPECYTLNDSRCMKVFRSQLPRRNEFYPYDPPPEEEPLSDPESDQRVLPVSGVKLCWVCGCPGNKACSRCHTVTYCGKKHQMLHWKHTHKKECGSQEVSLVTTSAFLFPETELVTEPEEEEKDGKEEDTKKDEGEEEGSSTQTDEDCLSLAETLAETDLEEMAMCETKDIKVFQRFKKRIAPEPDQVVRYSRGGSPLWVSSQHIPSDQDIPQCTCGAERTFEFQVMPQLLNSLHVDSTGASIDWGTVAIYTCSASCNRDDQYFPEFIWKQDFSSDQHAQIEHS, encoded by the exons ATGATgtccagagacagaggagagtctCCGGCGGAGGTCGTTCTGGGTTTcctggaggaggcggagccCTGGCGGCTCCGGTCCGCACAGTTTCCCAGTAAAGTCGGAGGGAAGCCGGCGTGGCTCAGCCGGAGAGGCCTGCCCTGTCTGCCCGAGCTGGAGTGTGAGAGATGCCGCCTGCCCATGgcctttctgctgcag gtgtACGCCCCGATCTCTGGTCAGGACCGGAGTTTCCACAGGTCGCTCCTCCTGTTCTGCTGCAAAACCCCTGAGTGCTACACACTCAACGACAGCAGATGCATGAAAG TTTTCAGAAGTCAGCTACCCAGAAGGAATGAGTTCTACCCTTACGACCCTCCTCCAG AGGAGGAACCCCTCAGCGACCCTGAATCCGACCAGAGAGTGTTGCCCGTCTCTGGGGTTAAACTGTGTTGGGTGTGTGGTTGCCCTGGGAACAAAGCTTGTTCTAGATGTCACACTGTGACCTACTGTGGAAAAAAACACCAGATGCtccactggaaacacacacacaagaaggaGTGTGGCAGCCAAG AAGTGTCCCTCGTCACAACATCGGCCTTCCTCTTCCCTGAAACTGAGCTGGTCACTGagcctgaggaagaggagaaagatggGAAAGAGGAAGACACAAAGAAGGacgaaggagaagaggaagggagCAGCACCCAAACAGATGAAGATTGTCTGTCTTTAGCAGAGA CACTGGCAGAGACCGACCTGGAAGAGATGGCGATGTGTGAGACTAAAGACATCAAAGTGTTCcagaggtttaaaaaaaggatcGCACCAGAACCAGAccag GTTGTGCGCTACAGTCGAGGCGGTTCTCCCTTGTGGGTCTCTTCTCAACACATCCCTTCCGATCAGgatatcccacaatgcacctgtgGCGCCGAGAGGACTTTCGAGTTCCAG gtgatgCCCCAGCTGCTGAACAGTCTACATGTGGACTCAACAGGAGCCAGTATCGACTGGGGTACGGTGGCCATCTACACCTGCTCCGCCAGCTGTAACCGTGACGACCAGTACTTCCCTGAGTTCATCTGGAAGCAGGATTTCAGCTCGGATCAACACGCACAGATTGAACACTCATAA
- the pdcd2 gene encoding programmed cell death protein 2 isoform X2, giving the protein MMSRDRGESPAEVVLGFLEEAEPWRLRSAQFPSKVGGKPAWLSRRGLPCLPELECERCRLPMAFLLQVYAPISGQDRSFHRSLLLFCCKTPECYTLNDSRCMKVFRSQLPRRNEFYPYDPPPEEEPLSDPESDQRVLPVSGVKLCWVCGCPGNKACSRCHTVTYCGKKHQMLHWKHTHKKECGSQVSLVTTSAFLFPETELVTEPEEEEKDGKEEDTKKDEGEEEGSSTQTDEDCLSLAETLAETDLEEMAMCETKDIKVFQRFKKRIAPEPDQVVRYSRGGSPLWVSSQHIPSDQDIPQCTCGAERTFEFQVMPQLLNSLHVDSTGASIDWGTVAIYTCSASCNRDDQYFPEFIWKQDFSSDQHAQIEHS; this is encoded by the exons ATGATgtccagagacagaggagagtctCCGGCGGAGGTCGTTCTGGGTTTcctggaggaggcggagccCTGGCGGCTCCGGTCCGCACAGTTTCCCAGTAAAGTCGGAGGGAAGCCGGCGTGGCTCAGCCGGAGAGGCCTGCCCTGTCTGCCCGAGCTGGAGTGTGAGAGATGCCGCCTGCCCATGgcctttctgctgcag gtgtACGCCCCGATCTCTGGTCAGGACCGGAGTTTCCACAGGTCGCTCCTCCTGTTCTGCTGCAAAACCCCTGAGTGCTACACACTCAACGACAGCAGATGCATGAAAG TTTTCAGAAGTCAGCTACCCAGAAGGAATGAGTTCTACCCTTACGACCCTCCTCCAG AGGAGGAACCCCTCAGCGACCCTGAATCCGACCAGAGAGTGTTGCCCGTCTCTGGGGTTAAACTGTGTTGGGTGTGTGGTTGCCCTGGGAACAAAGCTTGTTCTAGATGTCACACTGTGACCTACTGTGGAAAAAAACACCAGATGCtccactggaaacacacacacaagaaggaGTGTGGCAGCCAAG TGTCCCTCGTCACAACATCGGCCTTCCTCTTCCCTGAAACTGAGCTGGTCACTGagcctgaggaagaggagaaagatggGAAAGAGGAAGACACAAAGAAGGacgaaggagaagaggaagggagCAGCACCCAAACAGATGAAGATTGTCTGTCTTTAGCAGAGA CACTGGCAGAGACCGACCTGGAAGAGATGGCGATGTGTGAGACTAAAGACATCAAAGTGTTCcagaggtttaaaaaaaggatcGCACCAGAACCAGAccag GTTGTGCGCTACAGTCGAGGCGGTTCTCCCTTGTGGGTCTCTTCTCAACACATCCCTTCCGATCAGgatatcccacaatgcacctgtgGCGCCGAGAGGACTTTCGAGTTCCAG gtgatgCCCCAGCTGCTGAACAGTCTACATGTGGACTCAACAGGAGCCAGTATCGACTGGGGTACGGTGGCCATCTACACCTGCTCCGCCAGCTGTAACCGTGACGACCAGTACTTCCCTGAGTTCATCTGGAAGCAGGATTTCAGCTCGGATCAACACGCACAGATTGAACACTCATAA